The Molothrus aeneus isolate 106 chromosome 10, BPBGC_Maene_1.0, whole genome shotgun sequence genomic interval CCTTCCCTTCACTTCCAGAGAGCTGGGTTTCATCTCTGAAGAGAAACTGCAGGAATTCCTCCTGCCTAGAGCAGCTCCAGCTAGAAAAGAAGCAATTTCCAGGACTTACCCAAGAGCCCCATCAAAATagattgctttttcttcaaTGAGATCTATGATTCCTTTAAAGTTTCCTTCCAGCCCAATTGGAATCTGAACAAAAGCTGCATTGTGTTTCAACTTGgatctgaaaaagagaaaataggaATCATTGAATACAAAAAGTCATTTCTATGTGTGTGCTCCAGATGGTCTTTGAGCAACATCCCCCTCCCACAAAATCTGTGTTTTGTCCTTTGGACAGTGCCAAAATCTACCAATATGGATAAAAACCACCCAGTTGTGGTTTAGGGCTTTGTGTTCCCCCTTTTGTATCCCAGCAGGCCCAGGGAGCAAttcccatgggaaaggcagcaggggAAATGAGTTTGAGATTGATGGCTTGATTAAGGGAGTTGCCTCTCCCTTAATGAATATTAATGAGATTAACTCATGGATCAAATTAGGCAGGGAAAGGTTGGGAGTAAGCAGGGTTTCCAGGGATCCAAAGCAccctgtgtcacctccctgctggAATTTCAGCAGGATCCAGGGAAAACTAAGAGGCTGCTCTCAAAGTAGGTCCTGATACAGTTccaccaacaaaacaaacatcaaACCCCAGCCCTTGGTCACTGCAGGTCCTGGCTGACACCAATATTGGGGGTTTTGGGACAATGGAGATTTGTCCAGATCAGGATTTAACCTCATGTCAGGAATTCTCCAAACTGCAGCACCCAAGAGAATCCTCCTGGAATTTCAGGAATCATTGTAAGTGCCAaaacctgagctgctgcactgctctgGCTGGGTTGGAGCCCATCCTGTCCAGTTTGTTGATGAAAGTGAGGAAGGGGACGTTGTAACGCTTCATCTGCCTGTTGACAGTGATGGTCTGGCACTGCACACCTCCCACAGCACAAAGAACCAGGATGGCTCCATCCAGCACCCTCAGAGACCTCTCCACTTCAATGGTGAAGTCCACATGGCCTGGAtaacaaacacaaataaaaatgataaatgcATTGGAAAGGAGCAACAGCCAAGGGAATCACACTGGGTGACATCAGCTGAAGTGATGGAGCACAGAgtcagggaatggtttgggtgggaagggaccttaaaccccattccagccctgccatgtgcagggacaccttccactatcccaggctcctccaagccccatccagcctggccttgggcactgccagggacccaggggcagccacagctgctctgggcaccctgtgccagggcctgcccaccctgccagttAACAATTCCTTCCCTATACCCCATCTatccctctgtcagtttgaacCCACCACTCCATGTTCTGTCACAACCAGAGACACAAAGTGCACCACGTGCCCTGTACCCATGAGGAACAGCAATCCCCAGATGCTGCCAGCTGCCCTTACCTGGCGTGTCGATGATGTTGATGTTGGTGTCCTTCCACATGGTGTACGTGGCTGCAGACTGGATGGTGATGCCCCGTTGTCGCTCCAGCTCCATGGAGTCCATGACAGCTCCAACTCCATCCTTACCTTTCACcttaggagaaataaaaaaattagttcaAGGAGTTTGCTAAGAATTCatatcccatccctggaaatgtccaaggccaggctggacagggtttggagcaagcTGatctgtggaaggtgtccctgcccatggcaggaggtgggatGGGTGAGctctcttcccacccaaaccattccatgatatTGTGCATCCACGTGCAGGAGTGATGCTGCACGGACTGAGCGTCCTCCCTCATGCAGAAAAACACAGTGTGGAGGTCAGTGGCAGGAAGATCCCGGTGGGAGCTCGGCCCAACCTCGTGCATCTGTGCGATCCTGCCTGTGTAGAACAGGATCCGCTCCGTCAGCGTGGTCTTGCCGGAGTCGATGTGAGCTGAGATCCCGATGTTCCTGATCCTCTCGTTGGGAAGGACCCCCGAGGAGCAGTGTCTGCACGAggtcagcaggagctgcaaggCAAGACAAGGGCACTGCTCAGCCAGGAGTGGATCCAACACAGCTCACAGAACACCAGGAATGGGAtgaggggaaatggcctcaagctgggccaggggaggctcaggctggACACCAagaggaatttccccatggaaagggtggtcaggctttggcaggggctgcccagggaggtctggagtgcccatccctggaagcgtccaaggaattcctggaggtgtcactcagagctctgggctggagaCAAGGTGGGCatcgggcacagctgggactcgaTGGTCTTGGAGGGTTGTTCCAAGGTAATTTACCCTGGGATTCACTATGCCCATGGCTGAACTGCCAAACCCTTCCCCACGGCTTCCTGTCAATCTATGGCGAACCGGTCACCTCGAGCCGAGTGGCCTTTCCAGGGTCACCTCGGAGCTGTCACCACAACCCGCGCGGTccctccccgcccgccccgctgccCATTCCCGgttcccctgtccccatccatgTGACCGGGGGCTGCTcgttccctgcagctgctgcggCCCGTCCGGGCTGTCCCTCCGCCCTCCATCCCTTCTGCTCGcggctccctcccctccctggggcGCCGTCGCCTCATGCGGGAGCGGGGCGGTCCCGCCGCCGGTACCTGGATGTGCCGCGGGCGGCCGGGGGCCAGCCCGGCCCGTAACACCCTGAGCATGGCcccggctgcggctgcggccccgctcccggctccAATcccggctccggccccggctCCAATCCCGGCTTCAGCCCCGGGTCGCTCCCGCCTCTTCCGGGGCTCCGCGCAGGCGCCGCGGTCCCGCCCGGCCCCTCACGGGCTCCTCAGAGAGCGTGCCCGGGCGGGAGCCCCAGGGCGGCATGGAGAGGGGAGGCTTTCGCTGTCCCCCCCGGCCCCTCACGGGCTCCTCCGGCTGCGGCGGGAGCCCCAGGGCGGCGTGGAGAGGGGAGGCTCTCAGTGTTCCCCCGGCCCCTCAcggagcggcgccgggcgggaGCCCCGAGGGCGGATGGAGAGGGGAGGCTCTCACCGCCCGGCCTCTCACGGGCTCCTCAGAGAGCGTCCCCGGGCGGGAGCCCCGAGGGCGGATGGAGAGGGGAGGCTCTCACCGCCCGGCCTCTCACGGGCTCCTCAGAGAGCGTCCCCGGGCGGGAGCCCCGAGGGCGGATGGAGAGGGGAGGCTCTCACTGCCCGGCCCCTCACGGGCTCCTCCGGCTGCGGCGTGAGCCCCAGGGGCGGCGTGGAGAGGGGAGGCTCTCACTGCCCGGCCCCTCACGGGCCCCTCAGGGAGCGGCTCTGAGGGCGGACGGAGAGGGGAGGCTCGCACCGAGCCCATCCCGGAGCGCCCTCGGGCTGGTCCCTCCCCGGGAGCGATCCTGGGCCAGCCGTGGGGGTTCCCGGAGTGCGGAATTCTCCGAGTGCGGCCCGAAAGGGGCGAATTTCAGCCAAACCATGGAGCGGGACAGAGCCCGCATCGGGGTCACAGCCCAGGAGTTTGGGAATTAGAAACAACTGGAGAGCGGCGCTCCCTGGGCCGGGGGCTGAAGTGCCGGGAAAAGGGAACAcaaggctgggatggggcactgGCACCCATTTCGAACACGCTGTTAAAATCGACTCTTGATTCAAAATTACTatctggagcagctctgaaacAGAGAAAGAGGCCCTCTCCGTACTGTTTGGTTCCAtcaagcttttattttctgtggaaaacgCACGGTCACCTCTGGAAACGGAGGGATTTCCAGAGAACGCCGGAGTGGTTCTGctgaatcccatcccattccacccctccatgggcagggacacctcccagagCCCAGCGTTCCTTCCCTGAACTGTTTCAAAGCAGCCCACACTAAATAAGGCACAAGTCCCTCTGCGGTGTAGAATAAACCAACAAACcccataaataataaataacttTATTAAAGAATTGCAGTTTCAGATGCTTTTACAGAGCACAACTTGTGCCTTACATTGGAGAACAGTCTTGGTGTAGCAAAGGGATCTGGAGGAATATTCACCTCTTCCCACTGTCACTTCAAACCCAGGATGTGCTTGTTTCATTTCACACAAAAACCAGAGTTATCAGGTGAATTTTCAAtttaacagcagcagctctccaagaTTGTTGCTGTTAATTACTGAGAAGATTATCTCATAAATTAATTGCAGAATCCACGTTGTCTCCAGTGGATGGAAAATGAGTCCCTGGGTTGAGCTCTGACTTTAAGGGGTGTCCAACCCCCCTGACCCCCACAGCTCATTAAAGGGTCCAATTATTGCCATTAATATTGATCACATCAACTTATTGCCACTGATACTTCTCTAATGCAGGAAGAGACCACAAGAAAATAACAGTCCTTCCCTTTTCAGAGCTcaacagcagtgctgctgattGGGTTTGCACATTAAtaaacattaattaattaaaattaaataacctGGGGAAACTGCAGGAAGATTAAATATGATTTAGAGGCTTTTTGGCCAAACAAATATTACCCTTAACTTATTAAACCCTATTTTCTCATACAAACAGTAATTTAAAGGCTACATTATAATGGAGCCTTGAATTTATGTAAAGCTTTAGtgttattaatttatattatttaatttacagAAATTCTTTCTGCTACACCACAGGGAAAATTCTGCATGGTAGAACAGTACAGGGACTGAACACCTGgaatcccaggattttcctactctcaggcactgctggctcttcTAAACTCCTATCAAATGTAGATTTAGGGTCATTCTACTCTGAGTAAAACacaaagaacacagaaaggaaaggggTTCCTGTATCCAGGGCTCTTTACAACACAAGAAATGGTGAAATCATTCCAGTTAAACTCATTTCTCCCGTGTATTTTTCCCATGAGTAATTCCTAGTTGCAGCTGATCTCAGGACACTGATATTACTACAGGATAATTACAGTAATTAAATACTACAGACAATCCTCAAAATGGAAAATGATGGGCTAACTCCACAGGAAACAAAGGATCAGGAATACAAAGTTGACAGTTCAGGCACAGGAAATGAGGTGCAAGCACAGCTTATTAACATAAAAACTCTGATAAATGTAAAGTATTGgcatatttcagtatttcctcTAATTTTATGTTACACCACGGTGAGTGTAGGGGTTCTGTAACAATTTATAATATGATTTTAAAGTAGTGCTTTAGACTGTATTCAAGTTCTATTAATTAACCTAGAAAATCAGTAATTATTTCAGCAAcctaaaataaaggaaatttgcTTTCTGTGCAACTCAGagtgggaaggaggagctgcagtACCAGGCTTAGTAAAGCCTGAGAttggtgcagctggagcagaacaGCTCTGCAAATCCAAGCTGGTTTGACCAGGCTTGGAGATGTTCCATAAAGTGCTTTTAGGCAGAAAGTTGTTGGGCTGGAATTCACTGAGGAGCTGAGGACACCGAGAAGCAGGAGGAGCAAAGGCacaacacagagcagagattggTCACAAATCCAGGTGTATTTTTATGGACACGAGCACTGAGCACCATTCATCTGCTCCAGGGAACCTCTgtcccagggaatggggacagttAATTCCTGGAGCCCTTCAGGGGGACAGGAGTTCCTTTCACACTGAGAGCCTCCAAGGAATCCCTGGGCACCCTGGATCCTGGAGCTCCAAGTGGCTTCTCTCTGGAAAAAGAACAGCAATGGTCACAATCTCCATGGAAACAGGAGGAATAAAACCTGCAGTTCCCCTTGGAACATTGCTCCAGAActggattttctttctgctgctggaatttCCTTATCCTGCAGGGAACTGGTTTTACCTTCTTGATCCACCTTCCCTGGGGCTGTAATGGGCACTCCTGGACCTTGAAgcttccacagctgctctgcttcgGCAAGGCCTGAACTTCATGATCTCCCTCTGCCACTCCTCATCAAAGGTGCCAGCCTCAGCTGGAAAACAGACACATTTATTTGAAATGTTCattaagagggaaaaaaaaaattaatgactaTTAGGGGGTTTGGGTAGCGATTTTAAGCTTTGTCATCCACAATTCTCCACATGGCCTACAACTGTTTTGGGGGATATGTAAAAGAGAATTTGGATTTAAAGGTCCTTTTAAGATATCTCAAGCTGGAACTTCCAAATCAGAGTGTGAAACACTGTAAAGCTCATTAGCTGCCTAAAAAGACCTACATTCATCCAGGTTGATGAATTCTTGGTTCATCTCCTCATCCCCAGTCTTGGAGTTCTTGGATCTTCTGATGACATGAGCCCGATCCTGGATGTGGTGACCAACAGATATTTTCTCCACACCACTTTCAGAATCCTTCAGtgcttttcttgtttctttaacctgttataaaaaaaaaaaaaagggaactgAGTGTCCTTCCAACTAAAAATGAGGTAAAAAGagttcacagaatcccaggatggtttgggttgtaagggaccttaaagcccacccagtgccacccctgccatggcagggacacctcccactgtcccaaatgtccaacctggccttgggcactgccagggatccaggggcagccccagcttccctGGAAGAATTCCCTTCCAATAGCCCATCCacccctgctctctgcagtgaaGTCATTCCCacttgtcctggcactccaggcccATGCAAAGGGTTAAATCCTCCCCCAATAATTTTATATCTTTCCTTTACAAAAGTCAAGTTTTCCAGCCTTCTCCAATTCTCTCATTTCCTGTGCTAGCTGTGAACACaccaacaaaacacaaatcaaGCCTATTTTCCTTCGGCCACCAGAGAGGAAGATGAAACAACACCTCAGGTTTTTTAACTGGGTATTAATTATTGGGGAAAAACCCCTGAGTTTAAAAATGCTACAGAGCCAAGGTTCCAACATTCTCCTTGGCAACAGAAGAGCAACACCTGATGCCAAAATTCCCAGCATGAGGAACAACCAGTTACTGGGCTGTGGTGCTGACTGGCTTGGAAGGCAGGCTGGCCCTTATCAGTGTCCTGGGCTATTATTAGCAGCCTTGTGAtaagggctgtgctggagctgggacacaTTCCCAGCCAATCCTGCCCACGGCCTTTAGGGATCCTGTCTAGGCTTTCATGGCCCGGGCCAGGTTCACATTCCCACTCCCAGTTCCCAGCAGGATTAGACACAACAGCTGcaagggagctgcagctcagggttATGTAAGTGTCTGGCCAAAGGGGTGCTCTCAAGGCAGGGGTTGCATAAATCAGTGCCTCTCCTGGAGTTTAAGTGGACAGGAAAAGGATTCATTACAGCAAAGAGAAGGGCACTGGAAaattgctgctctgtgctctgttttCCCAGCCTTGGATGGGactgtaatttattttgggGTGTACTTAGAACACAAAATTACAGGGAGGAAATCAGACCTTTAACACAGAGCAGGGTTGGAGAGCCCTGTGTTTTCCTCAATCCCTGAATTTTCTTTGTGCAGTCAAGGGTGTGTaggggggtcaggctctgctcccagggaacagggacaggaggagaggaaacagcctcaggctgggccagggcaggctcagtgggacatcagcaggaatttccccatggaaagggcgAATAACCATTGGAAGGGGctcccagggaggtttggggtgcccatgcctggaggtggcacagtgacaaggtgGGGACTGGGCACAGATGGACTCAAGGCAAGCTCAGTGATGGCAGGAGTCTGTAAATCCCAGGAGTCTGCAGACACTGCTGTGGTGTGCTGCACCTGCACCCTGGGCAgggcccagctcctgcagcactcaCCCCTCCCGGAGCCGTGCGCGTCTGGCTCGTGGCTTGGAAAACTTTGGGAGGTTCATCCCCCACTCTGGAATAGGTCACCATGGAGGAGGAGCTGAAACTGTGTCCCTCGGGCTGGATGGACAGGTCATCCTACAAAGCAAGGCTGGCGCATTACTGCAACTTAAAACTTGTGGCTGAGAGTTATtccttattattttattatggaAAATATCCCTTCACAAAATTAACTCTCCTTTATAACCACATAAAACTTCAGTTTTATCTtcaaagaataaagaaaaattataaacacaatataataatataatctAGGCAAAAACCTCTTTAATTCTTACTATCTCCTTGAGAGTAATCCCATTTTTCTTGGCATTATTTTCTGAGGAATATTTGCAATAACTGGCACTCTCCAGTGCAATAAATTCCAGAATGATTTTCAAAAGAACTCACGAATTTCCTGTGCATTTCCAGCATGTTGTTCCTCATGTTTGACATCATCCTGTCCATTGCAGAAAATGGATCCATAAAATCTGCATCCcactaaaaaaaggaaaaaaaaaaaaaaaaagactccaGTTCAAACAGTCTCAACTCTCCCAGTCCTGGAGCTGGTTTTCACATGCATTTTAActcaaaaagcttttcagaatGCACTTCACACACAGACAAGCCaaaatgcaccttttcaaaaggACATTGAGGGAGTTGGACTCAGATGGAAATATTGGGAAGATGAAAGTGGAAGATTTGTCACTCAGATGTCAAACTGGACAAAAAATGAGTTTATTTAACAAAAACGTTCACTGGATATTCAAGTATCCAATCATAAACCTCACCAACTTCTGCTCTGAAAGTCCTGTATGACTCTTCAGGGTTTAAATTTCAATAAATTCATTTCCAGAGTTATGTATTTCAATGTTGCAAAATTAAAGCTGCATTTAAGCtcgaaaagaagaaaattaaaggaCAGAAAATCTTCAACTTATTTTTTGAGTACAAGAAATTGGAATCCTCTGGGCAAGAGCTCTGGACAGATGATGGATATTGAGCAGGATATTGCAGAGCCCAAGGCACAGCTGGAAACCACCCCAAGcccatccccaggggctgcattctccagcagcactcaAGGTTTGCAGCTTCCCCAGGGATTATCCCACCCATATCCACAGGTCAGTGCCccaggaaggattttttccctggattttctcATTCCCAAACTGAGAACAGCACCAAAAGCGGGATgcaagcacagagctcagcctctGCCATGCTTTGCTTACACACAGCTTACACAGGAGCTACTCCAGGGATACTAACCCCTCTCCTAAAACCTGCAAAGGGCATGAGGGAGAAGCTGGTGGCctggaaaaaaaggagtgaCATCTGGAATTATTATCAGGAACAgcagaaattacttttatatGAAGCAGATTACATGAAACATTTCTCATCTAATCAAAATCACTCAGGAGGGCCTtggtaattaattaattaatcaattaatCCCTGGGTATGtggaaataatatatttatactGATGATATTAGAAAATGATAACTGGCACCACATCTAATAAACATTGATAAGAGTGTGTGAAAAGTACTTAGAGCTTGGCACACATCTGCACCCCACAAGAACCTTTGTGCTGATTTCACACTTCAGGCCCCACCCTGCAATGCTCCATTCCACTCAGGCAGCACTGAAAGCTGATTAAAATCAACAAACAACAAATGATCCCACTGATACTGAGGATTCCTGCATGGCAGGGCAGTGAGATCCTGGGAAGCACAGGGTGTTTCCAGGAAAGCCAGACTGGAGAGTCAGATAAGGGGTGCCAGAAGgacccagcccctggcaggaaCTTTAATGGAAAAAAGGCAATTCTCCAGGTCTGGAATAGCTTTAGGAATTCTTCAGGTTTCTGTCAGATTAGGCAGAGctgtaaataatatttttttttcctctcgaTATCAAGTCCTCACCAGTAAGAGTTATTAGGCATACAAAGCTTGTAAACTCTGTTCTATAACACTAAAAAGCCACTAAAAGCTGTTAAACATTTGCTTGATATACAGGATAATCAGATATCAAAAAACTCAATTAACAGCATCTCTTAATATGTTTTAGCTCGTTCCTCCTTCCCTAAAAACTGAACTACAAACCtgctggagaaaggaaaagcagttttaaaTTTGAATCCTACAGTGGCACTCCTTGTGTTGTCCCAATAATTTGGTTCTTTTCAAAGCAGTTTTAGGCATGCTGCAATTTAATTAAACACAGAATTACGACATTACTAATTAGTGTCAGTAATTTGAATGAAGTGTATTTTGACATGGCAGCAAAGCTCCACCTTTTCCtatataaaatgtaattttaaaggtCTCAGTCCTTGGTGGAGCAGCAGTTTGAGATGACAAGGCAAAGCAGCAAGTGCTGAGTCTGGTGTGAGATCTGACAGCTCTTCAGTGAACAGGAGAACATCAGAGGGACCTGGGGAGGGTCTGGCAGCTGTGGAACTCTTTTAGCACAGAGCTCCTGTAGCTGCCACTTTGCTGCAGCCACAGATAAAGGGTTTGGGCCTCACCTTTGTCCCTCACTGCAGAACAGGGACACAAGCCCTGAGCTCTGACAGGTTCTGTCTCTAAAGGAAAAGCTCTGATGTGGCTTCAGGCACCACTGATCCAAGCCTCAGGATCAGCAGAGGAAGGATGCTGCCCTAATTAGATGCAGTTTCTATATTTGCCAGGAACTGGatgagcaggggaaggaatgTGCCAGCtcccctctggagctgcaggtgacaggCTCAGTTCCAGCTCTGGCCTGGCCACCAGCCCCTGTCACCTGCCTTTCTTCAACAGTCTCTGCAAATCCAGGGGGAAGCATGAAAGCAacagggaggcagctgctgagtATCTGCAGGGAGAGGAACCAGCTCCCAACGTTCATCCTCTATAAATAAGCTCTAGATAAGGCTTAGATATGATGGTCCTGCATGCCCAGAGCTGAAAAAACACTTCAGTTAAACAGAGACCACCAGTTTCACTTGGTGACACACAGAAATACTGAATTCCACACAAATTTCCCTGAGCTTTAATTCTTACAAGTTTGTATCTGAGAGAATATTAACAGTCAGCCCAAATTCAGAGCATGAAGTGTTTATTGCCAGCTGCAAAGCTGAAACAGGGTTTAAAATTCATGGATGGATATTCCTGAGATGGTGAAACCCAGGCTTGTGGAAATCAAACTGAAACAGCTGCACACAAGGGACTGAAATGCACAAATATATCATGGAATTCTggaatgggctgggctggaagggacctggacagaacctggccttgaacacttccagggatagggcagCCACAACCAGGCACCTTTTTAAGCtaacaggaaaaggaaacacaTGTAGAGAATATGTGGGACATTTTCAGTGCCCTTCtctaacagaaatatttaatgtattatatttacatttaatgTATTATATTTATGAAAGCAAGCACTGCATAAGTGATCAGTTTGTTCATTAAATATCTGTTCAGTGATCAGTACACCCAGACAGATGTTCAGCAGAGATAAGGGACGTGCCATGAGGGAACCAACAGAAAGAGGAACCCTTACATTTCCCTGAGTGATGCAAGAGATGAAGGGGgctccaggagcagaggcagggctgttTGCCCgttccagagcacagcagcacagccagggctgttcccaAGGAAATGCCCATTctacagcacagccagggctgttcccaAGGAAATGCCCgttccaggcacagccagggctgttcccaAGGAAATGCCCGTtccaggggcacagccagggctgtttgcccatcccaggagcacagccagggctgttcccaAGGAATGCCCGTTCtaggggcacagccagggctgttccCGGCAatgcccatcccagagcacagccagggctgttcccaAGGAATGCCTGTtccaggggcacagccagggctgttcccaAGGAAATGCCCGttccagagcacagccagggctgttccCCAGGAATGCCCGTtccaggggcacagccagggctgtttgcccgtcccagagcacagccagggctgttcccaAGGAATGCCcgtcccagagcacagccagggctgttcctAAGGAAATGCCcgtcccagagcacagccagggctgttccCCAGGAATGCCcgtcccagagcacagccagggctgttccCCAGAAatgcccatcccagagcacagccagggctgttcccaAGGAAATGCCCGttccagagcacagccagggctgttcccaAGGAAATGCCCGTtccaggggcacagccagggctgtttgcccgtcccagagcacagccagggctgttcctAAGGAAATGCCCGttccagagcacagccagggctgttccCCAGGAATGCCCGTtccaggggcacagccagggctgtttgCCCGttccagagcacagccagggctgttccCCAGGAATGCCCGTtccaggagcacagccagggctgtttgCCCGttccagagcacagccagggctgttccCGGCAATGCCcgtcccagagcacagccaggg includes:
- the MLF1 gene encoding myeloid leukemia factor 1 isoform X2: MFGGLGRCFEDDPFFRDPIAAHHEHMRQVMRNFSEPFGQEPLLSLPQGGERPAERRAGGRARQDSQVAARGPRGWDADFMDPFSAMDRMMSNMRNNMLEMHRKFDDLSIQPEGHSFSSSSMVTYSRVGDEPPKVFQATSQTRTAPGGVKETRKALKDSESGVEKISVGHHIQDRAHVIRRSKNSKTGDEEMNQEFINLDESEAGTFDEEWQREIMKFRPCRSRAAVEASRSRSAHYSPREGGSRREKPLGAPGSRVPRDSLEALSVKGTPVPLKGSRN
- the MLF1 gene encoding myeloid leukemia factor 1 isoform X1, which gives rise to MFGGLGRCFEDDPFFRDPIAAHHEHMRQVMRNFSEPFGQEPLLSLPQGGERPAERRAGGRARQDSQVAARGPRGATSFSLMPFAGFRRGWDADFMDPFSAMDRMMSNMRNNMLEMHRKFDDLSIQPEGHSFSSSSMVTYSRVGDEPPKVFQATSQTRTAPGGVKETRKALKDSESGVEKISVGHHIQDRAHVIRRSKNSKTGDEEMNQEFINLDESEAGTFDEEWQREIMKFRPCRSRAAVEASRSRSAHYSPREGGSRREKPLGAPGSRVPRDSLEALSVKGTPVPLKGSRN